From Populus alba chromosome 16, ASM523922v2, whole genome shotgun sequence:
ACACTATCGGCGACGGAGAGACCATAGTTTCAAGTGGCGAGAGATTTGAACTGGGGTTTTTCAGCCCTGGTAATTCCACGCGGCGGTATTTGGGAATATGGTACAACAAGATATCTAAGGGGAAAGTGGTGTGGGTTGCCAATAGAGAAATCCCTATAACTGATAAGTCAGGAGTCTTAAAGTTTGATGAGAGGGGAGCTCTCATCCTTGCCATTCAGAATGGTAGTGTCATTTGGTCTTCCAACACATCAAGCCACGCGCAGAACCCGGTTGCTCAGCTTTTGGATTCAGGAAATCTTGTGGTCAGGAATGAAAATGATCGTCGCACAGAAAATTTCGTTTGGCAAAGTTTTGAACATCCTGGAAATACATTTCTACCTGGAATGAAGGTTGGAAGACTAGCTTCTGGATTGGATGTGATTATATCGTCATGGAAGAGCAATGATGATCCTTCTCAAGGCCCTTATACCTTTGAGATTGATGGGAAGGGTTTAGAGTTGGTTGTCAGACAGAATTCAGTTCTGAAGTCTCGATCAGGGCCGTGGAATGGTGTCGGCTTTAGTGGCCTGCCTCTTTTGAAACCAGACCCCTTTTTAAGctatgcttttgtttttaatgacaaaGAGGCATACTTAACTTATGATATTAACAGCTCTATTGCTTTGACCTTGGTTTTTGATCAAGACGGTGTCCTGGAGCGGCTCGCCTGGATTGACCGCCTTAATAATTGGATAGTGTACTCAAGCGCACCAGGAGATAACTGCGATAACTATGCACTATGTGGTGCCTATGGCAGGTGCACCATCGGGAACTCCCCAGCATGTGGGTGTTTGAACAGATTCCTGCCAAAAAACCAAAGTGAATGGGCAAGGGCAGACTGGTCTAGCGGGTGCGTTCGGAGGACACCGCTGAACTGCCAGAATGGAGATGGATTTATAAAGTATTATAACATTAAATTGCCAGACTCAAAGATTCGGGCAATGAATAAAAGCATGACAACGGAGGAATGCAGGGTGAAATGCTTGAATAATTGTTCTTGCATGGCTTATACAAATTCAGATATAAGGGGAAATGGAAGCGGATGCATTCTCTGGTTTGGTGACCTGGTGGACATCAGACAATACACAGAAGATGGCCAAGATCTTTATATTAGAATGGTTTCTTCTGAAATAGGTAAATATAAGCACATTCTTACATGctgaatataatataatatattatattatatttattgcatTGCATAATACCAAAAATCCATGGCTAATGCTTTGAAACGTAACAGATTGGAAATATTCTCTCACTGATACATTGCTATCTCCCTGCTTGTAGTAGCTCACACTCTAGAGGGCTCTcccaagaagaaaaaagtggGCATCATTGTAAGCGTTGTGTTATCAGCATTGCTTCTCCTAGGCCTTGGTCTGTGCTTGTTCCTCCAGAAGAAGAGGAAGCATAATAGACTTAATACTCTTGGTAGGACAAGTAAGTTACCTTGCAATAAAAACATTCTGTAGAGCAAAGTCATGGATGTTCATTAACTTTTTTCGATCCctataagaaatttttattgTCATTCCTTCTTTACTTGCTGTGTcacagagaaaaaggaaaacaatacaGAAGAACAATGGTCTATGAAGAGCCAGGATGAAAGTCTAGATTTGCCACATTTTGACCTTACTGCAATAGCTATTGCTACCAGCAATTTCTCATTCAACAATTTGCTAGGACAAGGTGGCTTTGGACCTGTCTACAAGGTAAAACACAATGCGATGATACTATGCCCAGCTTTTTTGACTAGGTGATGATACTTAACCACATGCCTTTTATTGTGttgagatagaaaaactacATTCTAAAATTCAGTGGCTCAGGAAGAATgtgaacaagaaaataaaaacaaaggggtagacaattaatacaaaaaagaaggaaaaaggaaaaaccaaCGTAAAGGAAGACACCAAGCTTCTATGATTATGATTGTTGGATATCCCCCTCAAGACTTGCCTGCTGACAAAAATCTGGCACTTGTCTTGTTTTTTCAGGGTGCGTTTAAAGGTGGACACGACATAGCGGTGAAGAGGCTTTCGAAGGAATCCAGACAAGGGCTTGATGAATTCATGAATGAAGTAAAATGCATTGCAAAACTTCAACATCGAAACCTTGTAAAGCTTCTGGGATATTGCATAGAACATGAAGAGAAGATTTTGATCTATGAATACATGCCCAACAAAAGTCTAGACACCTACATATTTGGTTAGGATCTCTGAATCTTGATATtcatcaaatgttttttcaaga
This genomic window contains:
- the LOC118062508 gene encoding G-type lectin S-receptor-like serine/threonine-protein kinase At4g27290 isoform X1, which gives rise to MNSITLLCFCFTSFFFTSLAVDTISANHTIGDGETIVSSGERFELGFFSPGNSTRRYLGIWYNKISKGKVVWVANREIPITDKSGVLKFDERGALILAIQNGSVIWSSNTSSHAQNPVAQLLDSGNLVVRNENDRRTENFVWQSFEHPGNTFLPGMKVGRLASGLDVIISSWKSNDDPSQGPYTFEIDGKGLELVVRQNSVLKSRSGPWNGVGFSGLPLLKPDPFLSYAFVFNDKEAYLTYDINSSIALTLVFDQDGVLERLAWIDRLNNWIVYSSAPGDNCDNYALCGAYGRCTIGNSPACGCLNRFLPKNQSEWARADWSSGCVRRTPLNCQNGDGFIKYYNIKLPDSKIRAMNKSMTTEECRVKCLNNCSCMAYTNSDIRGNGSGCILWFGDLVDIRQYTEDGQDLYIRMVSSEIVAHTLEGSPKKKKVGIIVSVVLSALLLLGLGLCLFLQKKRKHNRLNTLGRTKKKENNTEEQWSMKSQDESLDLPHFDLTAIAIATSNFSFNNLLGQGGFGPVYKGAFKGGHDIAVKRLSKESRQGLDEFMNEVKCIAKLQHRNLVKLLGYCIEHEEKILIYEYMPNKSLDTYIFDQIRSKLLDWPKRFHIINGVSRGLLYLHQDSRLRIIHRDLKLSNILLDNDMNPKISDFGMARSFGGNETEATTRRVVGTYGYMSPEYAIDGLFSIKSDVFSFGVLVLEIVSGKRNWGFTHPKHELNLLGHVWKLYKEGRSLELIDELKVESCYVPEVLRSIHVGLLCVQHSPEHRPSMSTVALMLEGNGLLPQPNEPGFFTERKLIEENMKDLSSTNEVTITVLDGR
- the LOC118062508 gene encoding G-type lectin S-receptor-like serine/threonine-protein kinase At4g27290 isoform X2, whose translation is MNSITLLCFCFTSFFFTSLAVDTISANHTIGDGETIVSSGERFELGFFSPGNSTRRYLGIWYNKISKGKVVWVANREIPITDKSGVLKFDERGALILAIQNGSVIWSSNTSSHAQNPVAQLLDSGNLVVRNENDRRTENFVWQSFEHPGNTFLPGMKVGRLASGLDVIISSWKSNDDPSQGPYTFEIDGKGLELVVRQNSVLKSRSGPWNGVGFSGLPLLKPDPFLSYAFVFNDKEAYLTYDINSSIALTLVFDQDGVLERLAWIDRLNNWIVYSSAPGDNCDNYALCGAYGRCTIGNSPACGCLNRFLPKNQSEWARADWSSGCVRRTPLNCQNGDGFIKYYNIKLPDSKIRAMNKSMTTEECRVKCLNNCSCMAYTNSDIRGNGSGCILWFGDLVDIRQYTEDGQDLYIRMVSSEIAHTLEGSPKKKKVGIIVSVVLSALLLLGLGLCLFLQKKRKHNRLNTLGRTKKKENNTEEQWSMKSQDESLDLPHFDLTAIAIATSNFSFNNLLGQGGFGPVYKGAFKGGHDIAVKRLSKESRQGLDEFMNEVKCIAKLQHRNLVKLLGYCIEHEEKILIYEYMPNKSLDTYIFDQIRSKLLDWPKRFHIINGVSRGLLYLHQDSRLRIIHRDLKLSNILLDNDMNPKISDFGMARSFGGNETEATTRRVVGTYGYMSPEYAIDGLFSIKSDVFSFGVLVLEIVSGKRNWGFTHPKHELNLLGHVWKLYKEGRSLELIDELKVESCYVPEVLRSIHVGLLCVQHSPEHRPSMSTVALMLEGNGLLPQPNEPGFFTERKLIEENMKDLSSTNEVTITVLDGR